GCTGGTGTAAATGACGACAACAATGGCATAGCAGTGAGTGGATAATGTATGAATTTTTATGTTTGGGTGAACTATGCCTTTAAGGGCCCATGGAGGTGCAGTGCCAATTTGAACGTGCGATATGTCcaaaaacttttttaataaaGATGATCTATGCATCGCTCTGTAGCAGTGGCAGCGGGGACTCATCAACGGAAGTGAGGAGGTCAATCAGTCACTGCATCCAGCTCCAAGGAAAGCACAACAGCCAACAACAATAGGATGGACATCATTCTCCAGACAAACTAATTGTGGCAACTTCAGCTTTATTACTTCTTCTATCTGtatgaagtgtttgtgtgtgctgttgttttGCCATTATACAGAACATCTTCACCCAATAAAGTCcagaactgttttttttttgcatttctgtgtCAAGAAGTAATTGTATGGATGCTGATAAGAAGCTAAACTAGTACATTTGCTTAGAGCAAATATGAGGTGACTCTTTAGAGCCACACCTGAACTGAGTGTAATTTAGTGATGATATCCGTGTAATCCATTAGCAGACCTCAAGCTGGCATCCTGCCATCATCTACAAATTGAAGAACAGCAGGGTGGCCATCGGCACTCTCATTTGACCTAATCGAAGCCATCCTCATCAACCCATCATCACACTCATGGAAGGTCTCTACATAGTGGTGCAAGGTGCTGTAGTACTGTTCTTTGGAGCTAAATTTGTAGAGGGAGGAGATCTTCTCCCAGTCTTTGTTGGAAGGGGTGATGATTGGTCCAGGTGGTCTCTGGTTGAAGAAACTCTGAAGGTTCCTCTGGGCAAGTTCTTTGGCGTGTTGCACAGAGTGCGATTCAATAAGCTGGCCCTCCTCCTGAGCATACGCCTTCCAGAACTTGAGCTGCAGGTAGCTGATCGGGGAGGTGCACCGAGCCAGACAGGTCAGCAGCAGgttggacaacatgacagaggTGATGAGCAGCCAACCCAGAATCTGTGGTCACCGTTAACAAatcacattacatcacattacaACTTCTAATTTCAAGTTCACAAGTTCTCACATGTCTAATAGTAGTCACAGGTCTCAGTAGCAACATTCATGTATAAGTCCTCTCAAAATGTaacatcatttacatttatcacaacACTGTATGACTtcaaatgtactgtatgttaaaAGAGCACAAATGATGCTGTCCACTCGTCACACAGCTTTTTTTAGTTTGATGCATGTGTGCCATCATCCTGTATCATTTTAATGTGTGAGCTTGGTAGAATAATTATCCACCTAATGATGGCCTGTGGAGCCTCTTGATGCTTAAAATATAACAACAGTCTGACCTTTAAATAGCTGTGGctagttaaaggtacagtgtgtagtatttagtgatatcgactgtggaaatcacatcatgcagctgaacacccctcacctcaccctcccccttCCAAACATCCTCGTAAGCTGAGCTGACACTCTCAGTTCTTCTTTCTAACTGACCTAATGTTTGAATTCACTTTGGGAaccaatgaaaaaataaatatacccTAGTATTAATTGATGttaattttatcattttcaaatcagtgACATTTGGAATCTTTAAGTTATAAATAGGTTACTTACAGGGCTGTTAATGGTCAACAATGCAAAATACAGTTTGAAGTTTAAGTTGCCTGATCACAGCCTTTCATTCTCTTCATTATTCCTACCCCGAATCAGACTTTGTTAATCAGCAGAGTGGCACTGACCTGAGACTGAGCTTTCAGTGCAAGCaggacattttctctgtcagtctgtggtaTCCTCTTATCGTTACAGGGAAACCTGTGCAGTTTCTCACATGTGGCGTTCTGGTTTTGTCCACACATATGTAGGACTAGGCTCCTCTTGGTCCCAGTCATCAAACACTCATAGTAGTTACCGCTAAGCAGAGCCACAGCAATCCAGGTGAAAGGTGCCACCAGCGCTGTGGTGTTGATCTGGAAGAGGACTATCGCGGCGGACCTCAGCCTCTTACAGCTGCACAGCTTGGCCCTGCGCTGGCACAAACCTGTCAACAGCTTCCACGTCTTTTTATTCAGGATGTAACCCAGAAGCAGCAGAGCCAGACCAGGTACCAACAGGAACACCATACCGTATACGAAGTTCAGATCATTGCAGGGACAATTGAACACTGCTGAAGAGAAAATCTGCTCCCCTCCTGCTGTCAACAGGGTTAACAGCCCAAAACCAAGGTTGGACTGTTTGTTGGCAATGTTCAGAATCTTCTGAAACTTATCCATTTGGGACTGCTGCGGCAGAGTGACAGGTCACACTATAACTGTTACACTTTCACTTCCACCTATTTCCATGTGACTTTCGATACCACTGACATCCCCACCCCCCCTAAAAACAACTGCCACCCAGAGATGTCAGTTCAGTTCTACTGGAGGAAGCACCTGTAAgtttcaataaataaacatgtcaaagatttaatgataaatatttacaATGGAAATCACTGTCTGTGGGAGATAAAGTTAAGTCACTAATGTCACCAGAATAACAGAGTATTCCTAACAGAGTAAACATAGAAAGAACAAATCAGGGTGACCATATAACAGACTATAAAGGGGAAGGAAATGCTGGTGGGTTTAGGTCAGCGTGTTACAGTTTCATCACGAATTGTCACCACCACCCTAAAACCAGACCTGGTAATCTGGTCCAACacctgttgtgttgtttattttgtagaATTCAGGTATGAGGAGGTGGAATCTGAGGCAGGACAATGGGCTGGAAATCATTAGTTTGCCCAGTGGAGGTTAAATACAATGGGTTTTATGACAAAGATCAATCATCGAGTTGCTCAAAGAGCTAGGAACCttcttaaagtttaaaaaaataatatttagtaATTGCAAGGTGTTAAAATGGCCAAATCTTCTGAAGCTTGACATATATGCAGTGGGAGTCACCGTGAACAGGAGTGAGGTGAAAATTCTTTGTCACTTCTtaaggatgtttttttaataatatttcaaaagtTAGGAGTGTTACAGTGAAAAAGTAGCCATATTTGCCTTAGATTTTCTTAAAATGTCTACAGTAAAATCTTCTGAAGCTTGACATATGTAAAGTGGAACAAGAGTGAGGTGAAAATTATTATGCAGTCTATGATATGGGCCAGAGGCTGTGATCATGGCAGCAGGCGGCCGATAAGGGGCGGTGTTTCCTTATAACGCGCTGGCTGCAACCTGTCACTACCCAGCGAAGAAGAATCTGTTTAGAGCGGACAAGACGGATTTCGGTCAGAATATATGACTGAAACACTGGGAATTAAGCATTCATCTGTATTTAAACGTCCCCACCACCGGCCAACGGACATTTGATATAGTATTATCCTAACTCGAATAAACATTTCAGAGCCGTCCTCGAAAACAACCCCAAAATGGCAGAAAATTCAGGTAAGTGTCAGTTTACGCTAGCTGCGTAGCTTGTAGTTAGCTTCATCTCCGTAAACAGATTCGCTGTTGTTCGTGTAGTTTGTCCAATGGATACGCGGTGAAGTACATTGATCAGAATCGGTCAAGAAGTTCCCAATGTGTCACAAGGTTATGTTGCGCTCTGTAGTCTCTGCGAcctcagctgcacacacacacacacacacaacgcctTTCTCGCTTAGCGTTAGCTTAGCCGAGATGCATGCACTCGTTCAGGCAAGACTTCATACACAAACGTCACGTTGACGTGTCCTGTGTATCACCCGTATATGAACGACACAAAATACCCCGAGCCTCAGCATCACCAGCAGTAAGATGGTGTTATCCCACAGGCGCCCAATAACAGTGGGTATCGAACAGTCAGTGTTAGCCCACTGAACCTGTTCTCCCCCTCACATGTGTGCGATGATCAATACAACTGGTGTAAGTTGATCAAATGCAACAGAAGCCGTAGAGGACTATAATAGATTTTGTAAAGTTGATGTGTTATCTGACTGTCCGTATTTTGTCCGAGGTAATAAAATGCCACACTTAGGAATGAGGCTCACAGATTGTCAGTCAACTGTCACGTCATGTACGTCTAGTGGTCACTTTAAGGTTGGTCCAATCAGCCGATCACCAAAAATGTATAGCCTGCAGACATGGTAAACAGGTTCATATGTTGATATATTTCACAAACTGTGTTTACCAGTACCATGACAGTTTCTGAGTTTAAAAACAAAGCTTCGCAAAAGGAAAATCATCTTGTGAGCAGGAACAACACTTTGTCAGGGAGAGAGGTGGAACGGGAATAATTAGACTGGTTCAAGCTGACAGGAAGAAGACAGTAATTCAACACAACCATGTGACATCTGTGTTGAGCATGAAGGCACATCTGGAGGCACAGCCCGTGAAACCTTAAGAAGACTATGTTAGGTTCAACTCATGCAGGCTCATCAACACAGGACGGATGGAGGGTGGATAGCCTGGTCTGATTTTGTTCTCGCACACAGGCATCTTGATACCACCTGATTTTACAGCATTTTCCAAATTAAAGCATTGAGACATGCTTCCACAAAATAGGTTCTGTGACGGAGGGAAAACAACATCTCAGTATAGAGTATAGTAATATATTCTGTTTCTATCAATGGACAATTGCTGAGTTTTAATGTCTGTCCCAGTGTCATTGGTGACCATGTCCACCCCTTAATGCCAATTTGCCATCTTCTACAGGCTACTTCCAGCATGACAAGGCTCCTTGTCCCATAGCAGAAGTGGTGGTTTCTGAGCCAAGGAAGGAACTACCCACTATTAGTATGATGTTCCTAATTAAGTGGCCATTGAGTCACCACAGTCTGTTTATGCTGCTCGCCCCGTTTGCACTTTGAAACTAATCGAATGTTATGTAAAGTTGATGTTTTGTCCCTCTTTTTCACTTTGATCAgaacaaaatgaatcaaaacatGACAGCTCATCATCCCCTGGAATGACTGaccaagagaaagaaaaggcagCCAGCGCATATGAGGCATTTTCGGTAAATCATCAGATTTCTTTACTAACATACAAAGCATTTGTGTTCTTTGCAGTAACTGCTTGGGCCAGAGTGTAAGCTGGAAATGCaccattttgatattttgagGCAATAAGAACAGATCAAGCTTTATGGAGAGATCTTCTTGatctaaacatttatttttatggttccaaatatgtaaaatatcCTAGTGTTTAATTACTCTTATTATATAAAGCATGCAATTTGCGTTCATGTAGATAGAAATCTCACTGTAAGAATCACTCTTCAACTTAACTTGTGGTTGTACAGTGTTGTTACAGAGGGGTGGTTCTTCTCTCACAAGTGATCACCAATGGTGTCAGTGTCGTTTTCTAATAATGGTTTTCTCAATCAAATTTGTGCAACAATTCCAAGTATTACAAGGCTATTTCATGACCATGCATGGGACTGAAGTATGGAGATTGTTTTGATTTATAAGCCATTTCAACATCGGTGAGAAATTCTCCTGTTGCAAATCACACATTGCAAGTTACACATTTGGTGAAACAGACCTCTGTTTTCCTCACAGGCAGGAAAGTATGAAGAGTCTCTCAAACACCTTGATGCCCTGCAGGAGCTCAACAAAGAGGACTACAAGATCGCCCTGAACAAAGCTGTTGTAGATTTTTATAAAAGTGGTCAGACGACCACAGGGACTCTGAAGCAGACCCTAGTCACAATGAAGAATCAGGTAACTGCTGAAATGTGGGTCATGTTTTTCTAATGCTTAGAGTTCAGATTCAAGCTCTAGACAAATGCAAGACTCCCTCATGATGTCTCGCATGTCATAAATCGTCCTGTCTTTATCTTTTAGGTTCACACATCAGCAGAAGATGTCGATGGGTTGGATGATGTTGAAAACAGTTTGCTGTACTATAATCAAGCCATCATCCACTACCATATGCGACAGTACTCTGAAGCCATCTCAATAGGAGAGAAGTTGTACCAGTTTCTGGAACCATTTGGTATGTTGTGGTATTTAACATGACTTTACTTAAGTTTACTCGTTCATATCCACACTCCAGTTCGCTACTTTCAAATTGTTTCTTACAAACTGCAATTGTGtggtcttaaaggtccagtgtataagatttaggtgaaaggaatgtTTGGCataaattgaatgtaaaataatcctagtgatgttttcactggtctgtaatcatctaaattgtatgaattgttccTTACCATAGAATGGCTCTTTATAGcttaaaactttatatttatgtgtagggggggtcctctctgtggaggccaccatgtttttttactgtcatacaaactggacaaactaaaacctttttgagtttttatgacaacttaaGTTCACCactggttctctttcatgtttggaaggggagggtgagatgaggagcattcagctgcaacatgaaacttcacctctagaaaccactaaattctacacactgaacctttaagttttgGCCAAATCAGCTAGTGTGTGCGTTCAAAAGATTATAAATCAGTTAAATCTGTCTGTGggctccatgtttttttaaaatcagtcaaGAGTTGACAATCCTTTAGTGTGCAGCAGTCTTAATTCTGTTCTTTGGTACAGTTAGTCTTGATGTCTGATAAGGTCCATGTTTCACACGTGAGTTTGGCATGCAGTCATTGTGTTATTTGCCCTAGAAGAGAAGTTTGCTCAGGCGGTCTGTTTCCTGCTGGTGGATCTGTACCTGCTCACCTTCCAGCCAGAGAAGGCCCTCCACCTTTTGGCTGTATTGGATAAACTCTCTGTGCAAGGCAGCAACAAGAACGGCAAAGGAGAGGTACCCCATTGCACTACTGCATCATTAAACAACTAAACTACAATCTTACACAATCTGTGTTTTAAAAGCGGTTCCCTTTTAAGAGCGAAGTTAAATCAAGCACATGTAAAAGCTGTTGAGTGAGAACTGTGCTTGATTGCAGAATAACAGTTCAAACAAAGAAGGAGCCAACCAGAAAGCAGAGTTTGCAGCCATGATTGAGGCAGCCAAATCAAAGATGCACCAGGTAAGAGCTGTTAATATCCAccgtctctctgtttgtctcctgtgtgtTGACGGTGGCTGACAGTTATTTCTTTTATAGTACAAGGTGAGAGCCTACATTCAGATGAAATCCTCCAAGGCCTGTAAAAGGGAGATCAAATCAGTGATGAACACAGCAGGGAATGTGAGTCATCACAATGTTCACACAACCGTTTATTAATGAATAAGGTGCCTCTCCTGGTTCTCTGTCTGAcctctgtttcctgtccctTCCCTCAGTCTGcaccctctctcttcctcaagAGTAATTTTGAGTACCTCAGAGGAAACTACCGGAAAGCAGTGAAGCTATTGAACAGCTCCAACATTGCGGAGCATCCTGGTCCCATTAAGACAGGTGACAACCTCTGTACCTCTCAGGATTGATGGCGTCTTTTGATATGTGTGCTCTCATAATGCTTTACCGTTAGTTTTGGTTTGACATGTTTTTGGCTGCCAATTCCAAACAGCATTTCACTGgagatgtaaatattgtattattGATATATCTTGAGTGTGCTGGTTGATGGATTGTGCTTGTGCTTTGATTTGTCTCATTCAGGTGAATGTGTTCGATGTATGTTCTGGAACAATCTGGGCTGCATTCACTTTGCCATGGGGAAACATAACCTAGGCATTTTCTACTTCAAGAAGGCGCTTCAAGAGAACGACCACACCTGTGCACAGCTGGGAGACGGCAACAACGGCCAATGTGAGTCACAGCAAACATTGCTGCCTCAATGAGTCTGTTTCAAATTATACTAATTCATGTTATCAAGGACAGTAGCTTTATTCATGTTGGATTAACAGTTACAATGGATTCACATCAAAGAATCCAAAGAAACATCTTGAAGCACCACTGCAACCTAATCTTCATAATTTCTACTATCATCGTGTTGCTTTGATCACTGTAatttaatcatcattattattgtgtaaAGTGTTCTTCTCTTTTGAACGATGCcaagtgaaaatgtattaacaCGCTCGTACTAAGTAGTAACATGTCCcttttttgtgttgttattttttctcCAGCTAAGAAGTTCACAGGTATCCCCATGTGTGCTCTACTAGCCAACAAGCGCTATGAGCTGCTCTATAACTGTGGTATTCAGTTGCTGCACATCGGAAGGCCTCTGGCAGCATTTGAGTGTCTGATGGAGGCGGTGCAGGTTTACCACTCCAACCCTCGGTTGTGGTTACGGCTCGCAGAGTGCTGCATCGCTGCAAACAAAGGGGTATGGCTTAACTGATGTTGATCCTGCAGTTGAGCTGAGTTTGTTAGTTGAATATTTCTGTTGCATGTGGCTTTTCTTTAaccttattttaaatattatttatttatttattttgcatatttgttGAATCTTTGTTGAAGATGACCTTACACTTAGGTAAAgagttaaaaatgtatgttcTGGGTCAGTGAGCACTTACAGTAAAGTGGAATATTTtctaaaaatgatttaatttagaCAATTtacttaagtaattattcataTAACACCATGTGCCGCCTAGTTTTCTTTAGAGATTGTATTTTCGAGTTGTAAGTGGTTTAAAGGTGAACACATATTTACATAGTTTTTtcgtgtctttgtgttttcagggctCGGAGCAGGAGAGCAAAGGTTTACCTTGTAAAAAGGGTATAGTTCAGTCTATTGTTGGACAGGGCTACCATCGCAAGATTGTCCTGGCATCCCAGTCTACTCAAAATACCATCTACAGGTCAGTGTCTACTCTGACAAGCTCATATTCCAGCCCTGAACCCCACAAATCAAATGGCACTAAAGGGTATTCATCAGTTTACTGAATGTAGTAACATGAACCGTCTTCAGAGGGTCTGTAATCTAATTAACTAATAACATGCTTTCTAGTTATTGTAATGCCAGGATTACTACCATTAACAGAACTGATTGGTATGGTCGGGTGAGAACATGGAATGTATCGTATCATCATATGTATCCTGGTATCATTACGAATAACAGGCGATGCTTACTTGTTACCTTGTTGTTATTTGTCCACATCAGACGGATGGTTACAGATTTTTCAAGTTAAGTTTGGTACCCAGCCCCAGTAGTTAGGCAGCTAAAATTGATTTCTTACTATGATCCTGCCAGTTTCTACAAAATTAGAAAACAATGTTCCATATTGTATGACCACATCCCCTTTATAATATGTTGAGAGTTAACATATCATCAAGTCTATATTGAAGCCACATCATGTTATCACCCAATATTCAAACCACAATATATTTCATTGTCCAAACGTGTTATATCTTGTACAtgtctcctgctctgtgtgtgtttttctacagTGAGGGCCAGTCAGCAGCGATCCCCGTTGCAAGTATGGAGTTTGCAGCCATCTGCTTGAGGaacgctctgctgctgctgcctgaacATCAACAGCAGGACACCAAGACAGAGAACGGCTCCAAGAGCTTTAGTCAATCAGGAAGCACAGAGAGCGGCAGCGAGAACAGTGATGCCTGCAGGTCAGACCCACATGAATAACTTAAACCTAAATAGTAGCAATGAGAGTCTCAGAGCACAAAGATCGCTGTGACCTCACATCACCATTGTTGTCTCCTGAATGTGTGATTTTAAGAACATCTCTaaagaatcctttcaaattttacacaaatgttcagttagactcacagattaactgattttgttggtcaaaggtcagagtcaCCTCACAAAACcattttttgccttgtgagTGCAATATCTCAAGTctaagtgacaactggtcaaagtttgaagaaattccttgAAAGGCCGACCTGAGACATCATGTTTAAAAgcatgaaacatgttttgtaaGGTCACTCTGATCTTGAGCTGGACCTGAGAGCATACAAAGATTATCTGATAAGATTTCACTGGTCAGGTTACAGTCACAATGACTTCATATTGGTGTGAGTACAATAGAGCACCTGGagggactgaaactgcactggtcgGTGGAGGTTTACAACCTTAGTGTTTGTCTCAGCTAATGAAAGCACAACATTATGATGACTTTTACAAATGCATCAGTCTGCTCCAATTCTCACAttgaaacagcaaacacacattacCAGTGTTAATCACATAGTAATAGTGGAACTGTTTCACCTAATAATCAATTCTACCTTCTGAATCAACAGGGAGAGTTCAGtcccttttcccttttttgtaCAAGATCAGCTCCATGTTGCCTGTCTCATTCACAGATACTTCTGTCAGTTTGTGACTGTACTGTAGCCCACTTGAGTTGGACATGTGTTCTAATAATGTTGTTGGTATGTTTTGTAGTGGGAAAGGTCAGGAGGCTGATAAGTTcttatctgcagctccatcatctcctctcagaaaacaggaagtggaaaatCTCAGGTAATGAGGCTTCTCAACTCTTCTCATTTTGTCTTCTCACCTAAGTTCAGCTAACACCGTTCATTATCCAGTAATACAAAATAACCTGTAGggggctgcagaggaaactAATAAACTGTTCAATATGCAGGTGCTCCATCCTGGCATGCAGTGCGTATGTGGCATTGGCACTTGGAGACAACCTGATGGCTCTAAATCATGCAGAGAAACTGCTGCATCAAACCAAGGTGTCTGGATCGCTCAAGTAAGTTCTAGCCCTGTTTCTCAAATCTACCATTTGGTTTACCTGCTGTCTCTCTAAGGCCGCCACTAGTGACCACGCTGATGCTTTGAGATTTGATCCAGAATCATTTAAAGGGCTGATCAGCAGTGTCTTCCTCTACTCCGAACACCAACATGTTCTTTGTTATTATGTGCGTCCAGGTTCCTGGGTCACCTCTATGCTGCTGAAGCCCTCATCTCATTGGACAGGATCTCTGACGCCATTGCTCATCTCAACCCAGAGAACGTCAGTGACGTGTCAATGGGAGTTCTGAGCAGTGAACAAGACCAAGGTCTGAGGGTTTTACTCACTACtcaaaaaaagacaacatgtagacttgtcattattatttaacatgtgctttgtgtttgtcaaCAGGGTCTGACAAAGGAGATGAGCCTGTCGAGTCCTGTGAGTCTGCTTTGTTTAAACTATTAATGTTTGTTTCATacttgaaacaaacagaactcTCACCTATAGTAGGTTTAAATAGGAATAATAGACATTAAAAGTACATAAGACAAACAGGAATAACTCTAATGTACACTTGCTTCCTAAATTATATCATAGAAGCAAATCAAGACTAAAGATTAAGCAGAAATATCACATCGTATGTGTCCTATGTGTGTACAGCAGGGAAGCAGACTCCACTGTGTTACCCAAGCAGTGTGACAGCAGCTCGGGCCATGATGCTCTTCAACCTGGGCAGCGCCTACTGCTTGAGGAGCGAGTACGACAAGGCCCGCAAGTGCCTGCATCAGGTAACCGAGGCAACAGCGACATAACTTTATGCAGGTTCTGGAAATGTGACAAATCATTAAATTTTCCATCGAACCTTCTAACTACCTGTctgtatgaaaggtgctttttaaataaaattaagtGTCATGTACATTACTTTATAGTAACTGTGGGTAAGTTGAAGATGTAGAATGACAGACATAGGACACAGTTATCATAGTTATCATAATTATTGCTCTTTAGCTGAGTCATGTAGCAGCTCATCAACACAGTCAGTGGCAGTGTCTGCAACACACCGCTCATGGTCGTAGTTGAGCTACTGAAGCTCCTCTTGTTGGAGTCACAATCCAGTCAAATCTTAACAATGTGACAGGATGCTCACATTTTGATTTAATCAAAGCAGTTGGCTGACCCAGATTATTTTCCAGCACTTCTCTTTTTGATTTTGGGCCAACTAAAAGATTTCAGTTTTGTCCTCATTTGGCCTTAGGAAAATATTTGCACATCCATGCTCATCCAAGTGTCATCATCATTTGGCTCAGCAACAATGTACAGTTGTGTATAATCTGCGTAACTATGGAAACAAATATTGTGCACTCTG
This region of Paralichthys olivaceus isolate ysfri-2021 chromosome 13, ASM2471397v2, whole genome shotgun sequence genomic DNA includes:
- the cnot10 gene encoding CCR4-NOT transcription complex subunit 10 isoform X1, giving the protein MAENSEQNESKHDSSSSPGMTDQEKEKAASAYEAFSAGKYEESLKHLDALQELNKEDYKIALNKAVVDFYKSGQTTTGTLKQTLVTMKNQVHTSAEDVDGLDDVENSLLYYNQAIIHYHMRQYSEAISIGEKLYQFLEPFEEKFAQAVCFLLVDLYLLTFQPEKALHLLAVLDKLSVQGSNKNGKGENNSSNKEGANQKAEFAAMIEAAKSKMHQYKVRAYIQMKSSKACKREIKSVMNTAGNSAPSLFLKSNFEYLRGNYRKAVKLLNSSNIAEHPGPIKTGECVRCMFWNNLGCIHFAMGKHNLGIFYFKKALQENDHTCAQLGDGNNGQSKKFTGIPMCALLANKRYELLYNCGIQLLHIGRPLAAFECLMEAVQVYHSNPRLWLRLAECCIAANKGGSEQESKGLPCKKGIVQSIVGQGYHRKIVLASQSTQNTIYSEGQSAAIPVASMEFAAICLRNALLLLPEHQQQDTKTENGSKSFSQSGSTESGSENSDACSGKGQEADKFLSAAPSSPLRKQEVENLRCSILACSAYVALALGDNLMALNHAEKLLHQTKVSGSLKFLGHLYAAEALISLDRISDAIAHLNPENVSDVSMGVLSSEQDQGSDKGDEPVESSGKQTPLCYPSSVTAARAMMLFNLGSAYCLRSEYDKARKCLHQAASMVNTKEIPPEAILLGVYLELQNGNTQLALQIIKRNQLLPTAVQRVSPDSRKKQVQPFQLPSSFTQVQRK
- the calhm6 gene encoding calcium homeostasis modulator protein 6; this encodes MDKFQKILNIANKQSNLGFGLLTLLTAGGEQIFSSAVFNCPCNDLNFVYGMVFLLVPGLALLLLGYILNKKTWKLLTGLCQRRAKLCSCKRLRSAAIVLFQINTTALVAPFTWIAVALLSGNYYECLMTGTKRSLVLHMCGQNQNATCEKLHRFPCNDKRIPQTDRENVLLALKAQSQILGWLLITSVMLSNLLLTCLARCTSPISYLQLKFWKAYAQEEGQLIESHSVQHAKELAQRNLQSFFNQRPPGPIITPSNKDWEKISSLYKFSSKEQYYSTLHHYVETFHECDDGLMRMASIRSNESADGHPAVLQFVDDGRMPA
- the cnot10 gene encoding CCR4-NOT transcription complex subunit 10 isoform X2, whose translation is MAENSEQNESKHDSSSSPGMTDQEKEKAASAYEAFSAGKYEESLKHLDALQELNKEDYKIALNKAVVDFYKSGQTTTGTLKQTLVTMKNQVHTSAEDVDGLDDVENSLLYYNQAIIHYHMRQYSEAISIGEKLYQFLEPFEKFAQAVCFLLVDLYLLTFQPEKALHLLAVLDKLSVQGSNKNGKGENNSSNKEGANQKAEFAAMIEAAKSKMHQYKVRAYIQMKSSKACKREIKSVMNTAGNSAPSLFLKSNFEYLRGNYRKAVKLLNSSNIAEHPGPIKTGECVRCMFWNNLGCIHFAMGKHNLGIFYFKKALQENDHTCAQLGDGNNGQSKKFTGIPMCALLANKRYELLYNCGIQLLHIGRPLAAFECLMEAVQVYHSNPRLWLRLAECCIAANKGGSEQESKGLPCKKGIVQSIVGQGYHRKIVLASQSTQNTIYSEGQSAAIPVASMEFAAICLRNALLLLPEHQQQDTKTENGSKSFSQSGSTESGSENSDACSGKGQEADKFLSAAPSSPLRKQEVENLRCSILACSAYVALALGDNLMALNHAEKLLHQTKVSGSLKFLGHLYAAEALISLDRISDAIAHLNPENVSDVSMGVLSSEQDQGSDKGDEPVESSGKQTPLCYPSSVTAARAMMLFNLGSAYCLRSEYDKARKCLHQAASMVNTKEIPPEAILLGVYLELQNGNTQLALQIIKRNQLLPTAVQRVSPDSRKKQVQPFQLPSSFTQVQRK
- the cnot10 gene encoding CCR4-NOT transcription complex subunit 10 isoform X3 produces the protein MTDQEKEKAASAYEAFSAGKYEESLKHLDALQELNKEDYKIALNKAVVDFYKSGQTTTGTLKQTLVTMKNQVHTSAEDVDGLDDVENSLLYYNQAIIHYHMRQYSEAISIGEKLYQFLEPFEEKFAQAVCFLLVDLYLLTFQPEKALHLLAVLDKLSVQGSNKNGKGENNSSNKEGANQKAEFAAMIEAAKSKMHQYKVRAYIQMKSSKACKREIKSVMNTAGNSAPSLFLKSNFEYLRGNYRKAVKLLNSSNIAEHPGPIKTGECVRCMFWNNLGCIHFAMGKHNLGIFYFKKALQENDHTCAQLGDGNNGQSKKFTGIPMCALLANKRYELLYNCGIQLLHIGRPLAAFECLMEAVQVYHSNPRLWLRLAECCIAANKGGSEQESKGLPCKKGIVQSIVGQGYHRKIVLASQSTQNTIYSEGQSAAIPVASMEFAAICLRNALLLLPEHQQQDTKTENGSKSFSQSGSTESGSENSDACSGKGQEADKFLSAAPSSPLRKQEVENLRCSILACSAYVALALGDNLMALNHAEKLLHQTKVSGSLKFLGHLYAAEALISLDRISDAIAHLNPENVSDVSMGVLSSEQDQGSDKGDEPVESSGKQTPLCYPSSVTAARAMMLFNLGSAYCLRSEYDKARKCLHQAASMVNTKEIPPEAILLGVYLELQNGNTQLALQIIKRNQLLPTAVQRVSPDSRKKQVQPFQLPSSFTQVQRK